One genomic region from Flagellimonas oceani encodes:
- a CDS encoding Ig-like domain-containing protein, which produces MKKFNRWAALALSVCLFVLSCGKDDGPDTPAPKPEETSPTITSFTPPSGAVGTEVTINGTNFDDTPANNTVKFGDVTASVSSATTTKLMVEVPTGATSSKITVTVGGETVTSTGTFTVTEEDAPLSIALNEGALTLYPYPAYTAMLEVTTDIGENTVAWSSSDETVATVDADGLVTPLKIGEATITANVGETTATCTVSVVDGPVTKLELDKEGLELFTGDTGELSIFALEADVEQTSTAVWSSDNTDVATVDQEGKVTAVGAGQATITVTVDNASASSAIVVNPNIYIAGSEINENDITVAKVWKNGEVLYELSDGISSNSYANDIFVDGDDVYVAGWEKSLNQISTVTAKVWKNGVPTTLSAPAKAESIFVSDGTVYVAGTTDNGTKGAIWKNGVLELLPTENEEVTINSIFIEDNKVYVVGSDYIDDGLRAKQWVDGEVTYLSQTESEAKSVFVSDGTVYVVGSEGNYPNHKATVWVNGDKVSGAAPSYATDIFVENEDIYTSLWFNGDSQIYKNGGLLYDLSSESETFVTSIFVLNGVVYSAGSFYGQGGYYPKYWINDELFEIDATASEQGFSIFVK; this is translated from the coding sequence CTGGCCCTGTCCGTATGCCTGTTCGTGCTCTCCTGTGGAAAGGACGATGGGCCGGACACCCCGGCCCCGAAACCAGAGGAGACCTCCCCCACCATAACCAGCTTTACGCCCCCCTCCGGGGCCGTGGGCACGGAAGTGACCATAAACGGCACCAATTTTGACGATACCCCCGCCAACAACACCGTGAAGTTCGGCGATGTGACCGCCAGCGTGAGCAGCGCCACCACCACCAAGCTCATGGTAGAGGTACCGACAGGCGCCACAAGCTCCAAGATAACCGTTACCGTGGGCGGGGAGACCGTCACCAGCACCGGCACCTTTACCGTTACCGAAGAGGATGCACCGTTGAGCATCGCCCTGAACGAGGGTGCCCTTACCCTGTACCCTTACCCTGCCTATACCGCCATGTTGGAGGTCACCACCGATATAGGGGAGAACACCGTGGCGTGGAGCAGCAGCGACGAGACCGTGGCCACCGTGGACGCGGACGGGCTGGTCACGCCCCTGAAAATCGGGGAGGCCACCATTACCGCCAATGTGGGCGAAACCACCGCCACCTGTACCGTAAGCGTAGTGGACGGACCGGTGACCAAACTGGAACTGGACAAGGAAGGCTTGGAACTGTTTACCGGCGATACCGGGGAACTCTCCATATTTGCACTGGAGGCCGATGTGGAGCAAACGAGCACGGCCGTTTGGAGCTCGGACAACACCGATGTGGCCACCGTGGACCAGGAGGGCAAGGTTACCGCAGTTGGAGCGGGACAGGCCACCATTACCGTTACCGTGGACAATGCCTCGGCCTCTTCTGCCATTGTGGTGAACCCTAACATATATATTGCTGGGAGTGAGATCAATGAAAACGATATTACCGTAGCCAAGGTATGGAAGAACGGGGAAGTGCTTTATGAGCTTTCGGACGGGATAAGCAGTAACAGCTATGCCAACGATATTTTTGTGGATGGTGATGATGTATATGTGGCCGGATGGGAAAAAAGCTTGAACCAGATATCCACCGTCACGGCCAAGGTATGGAAGAACGGGGTGCCCACTACACTTAGCGCTCCCGCCAAAGCGGAATCCATATTTGTAAGTGATGGAACGGTATATGTGGCGGGTACGACCGATAATGGTACAAAAGGGGCAATTTGGAAAAATGGTGTATTGGAACTGTTACCCACGGAAAATGAGGAGGTCACAATCAATTCTATTTTTATAGAGGACAACAAAGTATATGTGGTAGGTTCCGATTATATTGATGATGGATTAAGAGCTAAACAATGGGTGGATGGCGAGGTAACCTATCTTTCGCAAACAGAATCAGAAGCAAAATCGGTTTTTGTAAGCGATGGAACGGTATATGTGGTTGGTAGCGAAGGAAACTATCCCAACCATAAGGCCACTGTTTGGGTAAATGGCGATAAAGTCTCCGGAGCGGCGCCATCTTATGCGACAGATATTTTTGTTGAAAATGAGGATATTTACACTTCCCTATGGTTCAATGGTGATTCACAGATATATAAAAATGGTGGTTTGCTTTATGATCTTTCCTCTGAAAGCGAAACATTTGTTACATCAATATTTGTTCTCAATGGGGTTGTTTATTCTGCGGGATCATTTTATGGGCAAGGTGGTTATTATCCCAAATATTGGATCAATGATGAATTATTTGAAATTGATGCGACCGCATCAGAGCAAGGTTTTTCCATTTTCGTAAAGTAA